DNA from Rosa rugosa chromosome 6, drRosRugo1.1, whole genome shotgun sequence:
tcatcggagaccttgccggactctagtgaccagtggccggccgagGACtacggcgaccggtgaccggaatctcgaatccggctaccggaccgatgaccggattccggcttctgattttattaccccccaataatacccagtaatcatattattgcctcccaataatcatattattgccccccaataaacatattattgctccccaataacaagtttattgaggatcaataattagtgaaaaatgaagatgttttgaattttgaaagcttttggaggtttattcaaataaataattttattattgccccaataaacattttattgcccctcagtaatcttattattgcctgccaataatcttattattgccctccaataatcatattattgccctcaagaccttaagtgaattgcataaactcccaaaaccaaaatgaatacactacaattatgttcaattgtacatgttcacttttttttttcttttttttccttccccattccggaagctcacagtataccaaaaaaaaaaaaaaaagtgctctggCCACCCACCGGAGTGTGAGGCCGGCAATTCGGGTCTCTTCTGATCGAGGCTCTGGGTTCTCTGAGGCGAAGGCTTGGAAGTTGACGAGGACTTTGAGGTGGAAATGGGGTTGGGCTTCGATTGGGGAGGCTTCGAGGCACGGCCGACTCCTCCTCTTTCGCTGTCGTCCAGTCCCCGACGCCCAACTCCGCTACCAACTCCGGCTATGAGATCACCATCCCCAATCGCCTAGTCAATCGCCGTCCGGCGGAGATGGATTCCGATCTGGAATCCATGATCGGAATCCCTTGGCTGCGGTCCAAAACCTCGATCGACTCCAAGGATTCGAGGATGGCTTCGTTCACCAAAGCCTCGTCCCTATTTTGGGACTTGATTGTTCGGAGACGGGATCTGGCCGTccggctggagagagagagagagagagagtatgagggcaatactgtcaaacactattggattgggtaaatggggttaaaaaactcttagtggagtaagtgggcaatttttaggctaaaattgggtaagtggtcacggcccctaaaaaATATTGTAATAAATGTTTCTGATAATTACAAGGTCTAAGACAACATTTACCAGTTTATGAActattttacaaaattgacgacaaatgtgttgtacaagtggtaaatcttcataCTTCATACCAAATAGAGCATGTGTCCTCATTCACGTAATAGAGTTCTCGAATGTGTAATTGGGTGGTACCTTGTGTAATCTTCCTCATTGAAAAAATAATTACATCCCTGACAACGCTTATTATGAATATAAAGGACAAATGATAAAAAATATTGTAATAAATGTCTTGTTTGTGGTAATTACATGGTCTAAGACAACAAATACCAGTTTATGAActattttacaaaattgacGACAAATGTGTTCTGCgagtggtaaatcttcatatttcataCCAAATAGAGCATGTGTCCTCATTCACGTAATATAGTTCTCGATTGTGTAATTGGGGTGGTACCTTGTGTAATCTTCCTCATTGAAAAAATAACTACATCTCTGACAACGCTTTACGAATATAAGGACAAATGATTAAAAATATTGTAATAAATGTCCTATCTGTGGTAATTACAAGGTCTAAGACAGCATCTACCAATCTATGAaccattttacaaaattgacGACAAATGTGTTGTACAAGTGGTAAATCTCATATTTCATACCAAATAGAGTATGTGACCTCATTCACGTAATATAGTTCTCGATTGTGTAATTGGGGTAAACATTTTGGTATTTACTCTATTTTGGACAATATTTACAGATACATAAACAATATTACAAATTGATGACAAATGTGTTGTTAAATTgatgatatattttttttaaattgccaTGTGTCAAAATTTGAAGGAAAGATTGCCATGTGTCAAAATTTGAATGGGTAACCTGATGACCAATTCATCAGGTTACCATCATATTAAAttgttatatattaaaaaaataaaataaaaaggtatGGGATACAGTACCGCGCTTGTCTCGTAGTCATCAGGTTACCATCATATTAAAttgttatatattaaaaaaataaaataaaaaggtatGGGATACTGTAGCGCGCTTGTCTCGTAATAATTATATGAAAACTTGTTATGATGAATAAATAGTTCTCCAAGCTTTATGATTTAGATTCATTTGCTGACTAATGTGATCTTCTAACTTGAGCTTTCCTTGAACTCAATTCGATAAGTCATAGTGATTCAAAACCTGATCATGGCATAAACTAAAAGACAGAAGTACTGAAAGCTAAATTAACTCGTTTGTTTTAAACCAAATCCTCTAACAACATAAATTAACTTCATTAATCTTGCAAACCCGGCATCATGATTTTTCATTGGTTTATTCCCTAAATGTTACAATAAATGGAATAAGAAATGCCACTTTTCTCTATATAACTTAAGAAATGAAGACAAACAAACATAAATTCATCGTCTCTTTGGAGAAGCTTGTGCAATGAACAAGTTGCTGCCGGTTGCATAATTCAAGCCTCGAGGAATCCCTTCTCCTTCAGGCATTCAATAGTGTCCCTGAGACTTACTTCCAACGGAAGGAAACTAACTCCCAAACTTTTTGCTTTTTCCTGGGATATTTGATACTCTGGGGCAGAAGGGATATCATGCTCACATCTGCAAACGTTGAAACAAACCAAATCTTTACCTTAGAAATTTGTCAAATTCAATGAGTTCACGActtaaatttgggttttcaacATTCAATTGCAAACATTTGTGGCACTTTGCAAATCCAACTTACATTTCAGGTGGGCACAAAGTCGGATGAAGTTGTTCTAAAATCTTCAGAGCCTTGAAAATGGGGGTGACATTTGCAACTAAACAATATCTTCCACTAGCTGAAGGAACTTCAAATGCTTGAATATGAGCCGaggcaacatctctaacatCAGTGGATAAATAATATGCATTTGTTACTTCGTGAGCATCTGTATAGGATAAGAAAAAAGCAATCAATTGCTTGAATCACAAGAACCATCTCTAACatataagagcatctttagcaatgctagccatttttgagtcaaattttagccatagtagctaaaaagtcattttggctagccactttagaaatatgtctgcatcaatgctctctattacagctagttttgaattcatattattttttaaaggaaggttaaatagtttaaatgtatttaaaaattacataaaataactcaaaaggaatgttataaattatagagagcctcatctcgctctctatatttaggagcgagatagctaaaagttataatagagagccacttaggagtctggtgcagctgttaaaatatataaaaagctaaacatgctctccaaaatagctaaggagccaaaatagagagtctgctaaacaTGCTCTAAGTGTTGAATGTTCCctctatttatttaaaaaaaaaaaaattaagtgttGAATGTTCACTCCTTGTATTTTCATATAtgtatttaattttatttccaAGTGCAGTCCCCAATTAATactaaacccaaaacccaaaacccaaattgCTCAGTCCTAAACCTTAAATGTCGATTTAGACAGATTTCTGTCTAAATTTTCCATCATACTCGATCTGCTATAAGCAAGGAAGATAAAAGGAGATTATTTCTAAAGTGTACCATTCTTGAGATTCAGAACCATCTCCGCAGTGTAATTAAGAGTTGGCTGCAATAGCGGACCCATCACATACGCTGGATTTATGGTCACCATGTCAATCCCATTTTCTTTAGCAAATTTCCAAGCAGCCTCCTCTGCTAAagtttttgaaagaaaatacCATGCCTGGAAAGTTCAGACCAGACCATATATTAAGGCAAAACATTACATTTTGTTCATAGTACACGTGAATAATATGTGAAACTTGTAAGAAGATAAATTTAGTAGTGGAATAGACATACATACCTTCAACTCCTCACAAACAAGTGGATCAGAAAACCATGTTTCATCAACTTCCACATTAGAGGTTAAAGGTCTTCCATTGATAATAACTGCAGCCATGGAAGATGTTAAAACTACCCTCTTTATTGTTGTAAATTTCACACATGATTTAAGAACATTAAGCGTTCCCTTTACTGCAGGATCAATCAGTTCTGCCTGTGATGTGGAGCAAAAAGATTAATTATCCTAATAAGTACGTAATTTGTTTCTCTAATAAGAAAATATGATACAGAATTAAATGGTGGTAAAACATGCATGTAAAGCATGTAGGAAAGTAGTTATATGGGAATCGGATGAACCTGTGGGTCGCTGATCGATGAAAATAGTACCGGAGATGCTGTATGGAAAATACCTTCACATCCATCAACTACAAGGTCAAAAGACCCCTCTTCTAACAAGTctgctttgaacaaatgaagcctTTCCTCTGCTCCATCAAGTGAGAGCAAGTGTTCTGTTTTCTTTGGATCATCTGCGGCATATACACAAACAGAATAATTGGTCAGTTTAACTGAGTACATTATATCAAATACTTAGACTCTATTCTGTTTTGGTGAATAAAAAGTTatggaaacaaaagaaaattatagTAATGACACTGACTTGGGTCACGAACGGTGGCTTTGACGACATAACCTCGCTGTAACAAAATCTTCACCAGCCATGAAGCTATGAAACCAGAAGCTCCTGTAACACACACAACCTTCCTCTCTCCGCCCATCTCTGATTAATTTGTTCCTGTATACCTATCTCTGTCTTTGGCTTGCTTGTTTGTGCTAGCTAACTAGCTTGCTTCCATATATATGTACATGGAGGCAACGTTCTCATCATAATAAGAATATATAATAATATAAACACCGATGGCTGGCTGGCTGGCCAGCTATCAATTTATTAAGAAAGGTCTATCTGGTCCTGCAATGCCGGCCATCGGAGCCATATCATTGAATTTACAATTCTGTCTTGTTTATTACTTGATTTGTCCCATAAAGATAACAAAATATATGAAATCAGCAACCACTTGGAGATTAGGGCGTGCTGCATACCTGTAATCAACTAGTTGTGGATCCTGTACAGATCTTTTAAGCCTTACTTTCATTGGGAAATTGGTGATTCAAGGACAAAAATGGATAGAATAAGTCCACTCTATCTGTAGCTGTCTGGGGCTCTGGGGTGGCCTATACGTTCTTTGCTTTTGATTTCGCTCAAAAAGTTCATTTCGTACCTGTTTGGAATCCAGTATCCACATTTGAAATCTGCCTCATGTTCAACAGCGCAACTAGGATTCCATTTGCAATGTCATACCCTCGTCACAAAATCGTCAATTGTTATGTGCTGCTGCTCATAAAGTCATATTTCGATAATTTGTTTCCGTTTTTCACTTGCATATGGGTGTTTCATAGTAACAAAGTAACTTATTGCTAGTGAATAACAACCCTTTTGTCATTAGTCTTTTACTATCTCAATAGTTGGGGTAGAGGGAATACGAACTTGAGTCTTTTTCGTAAGGGTAGACGCCTTTCTGTTTACCTGTGGGATCGAGGATTTACGTGTGAATTCAGATCCTCCAATGATTTTGTGTGCTGGGATGGAGATTTAGCATGCAGGCCGGCTAttagaggaaggtttttgagaaACTGACCAATTTAATGATTTATGTCCTATTATTGTCCTTAGAAGAATGACCCTTTCTTCATAGATTATTCCCAAATTAGGCTCATGGCAAGATCTTTCTAAAACATTAATCAATCACTCCACACTATTTGTAAGGTTGTAAAGTATACATAGCAAAGTTGACTTGGAATTATTATACAGTTGTTTACAAACTTCAAAAAATGATAAGATCAAAATTATTAATGGACAGGAAGATTTCTGCGATGCTTCTGAATTGAGAAAGCAAACTTGTGAGCATTTGCTCAGTCAGATATGGATCTGCATGTCTGCACGGCTGCACCTAAATTCAAAGAAGTCGGATATGGATCTGTTTGAGTTTTAGATTAAAACAAACGTCAATTGTCAATATGTGACCAACTAGTGCAATAATACACTAGCAAGTAGCCCACCTTCTCCTCCTTCAGGCTTTTAACGTACGTTGTCCGTAGACAGTTACTTCTATAGAAAACGAAACTAATTTTGCCTTCGCTTGCCCATTACCATTAGTTTTTGGTTGGATGCTTAGGTTGCTTAATAGTATCAGACAAGGTCATCCTGCGTGTGAGACCATTGTATTCACACATGCTCCACGTCAACCATTTTTGTTCACAAAATTATCACAGTACGTAGAGTAGCAGACTACCAATAATGGCCAAAAGGAGATAAACCCTAGCTTTTGGTCATTCGGTGCTTTCTGTGTTCGAGTCCAGGTATTTCTAAATTCTGACCTTATCTTCTTTTCAAATTCATCAAGCGGTTTAAACATGCATGCAGAAAATAATTAATTCTTACGGTGTTAGTATATTGTTTTATTAAGGCATCTGCAATGGGTTCTTATTTGAGCTCTTCAGAcaactactaaaaaaaaaagttcctaCCACGCTCTCTAGTACGCTCCTAAAATAGGGAATCACTAGCTAGGAGCTCCTTAATCTGAGGAGACAAAAGGTGACTTCTAAAGGGCTCCTAACGCATTAAATATTTGATTATTTTCCTAATCAATATTTCTTTTAAAAATATAAGACTAGCTTGGTATAGATCGAGGTAGACTAATTTGAGATCAAGTCAATAAGTTAGTCTACTTATGCATGAAGTTAGTCTACTTCTATCTCAAATCTAGTCTACTTAATGTATttgtacattaatgtaccgtagAATTCTATATCTTGATGTTGTATGATATGAACTATGAGCTTAATGTGAACTTTCCTTTTCATTTTTCGAGCAATGCATGATATATGCTTTCAAAAACTAAGGAGGCTGCTTGAAAAATTTGCCAAAGTAGATAGCATTGACTTGGTTGGCATAACAAGCATGATATTAacaaatatttttattaatgtaCTCTATATCGaactagtctacttgatgtatcgatATATTAATGTACTGTAAACGAACCCCACCAAGTATACTGTATTGTCTTAGACTCTTATGTTGAAATACAGTTTGAGGAATATCTTGCCATAAGTGATTTACACACAACATTCATCATTACTGCAGTCACAGAACTTACAATCAGTCCCTAGCTTTTCAGTCTGATATTTACGCCTGATTTTAGAATAGTAAGCGTTCCCTTCACTACAGCGTCGATAAATTCTCCCTGGGATTGCTTATGCAGGCGCAGACACATCTGATCCTGCAAAGAGGAATTAATTGAAAATAGACAGACGCATGCACACAATCCTGATGAAAACAACAATTAAATGATCAACCCCTTCCACAAACTCAACAGGTTTTGTTTGAATATTGAAAGATCATTCTAGAAATTAGTTATGGGACCTCTTTTATGCAATACGAAGAAAACGAAGTCAATGGCTAAATTAACTCAGGTCTTGTttgcagggccggtcctgagctTTTTGATGCCCAGGGCGAAATTTTGTGTGTGTGCCCAACTAGCCTAAATATGACATGTAATAATTATTTCAAATGTCATActctaaatattttttttaaggggCTATTACATAGAGAAACAATATTATACAACGGGAACATAAAGTGATAAAACCAAAATCCCGTATAAAAAAGTTTACAAATCATCTAAAACGATGTCTTCTTGCATTTCTTGAAGCAAAATCATCAATTATCTTTTCATAGTCAACATTTGACAACATATTTCTTTCAATGGTTAAAATAGTTAATCCATTCAGCCTATCTTGAGTCATGTAGTCCGCATATAAGAttttaataattttaatttcaaAAAACTTCTTTCAGCTGATGCTACCGTCATCGGTATAGTCAATAAAATCCTGTAGGCAACCATAACACTTGGAAACATATCCATTTTCTTTGCAAACTCCATAATTTAAATGGATGTCCAAGGCCTATCTGTTTCATATGCCTCATTTGGCAACATTTCCTGCAAAATTTGTAACTCCATAAGCAAATATTTCGCATCAATATCAAAACCCTCACCACTTCTCAAAGCAGTTTCAAGATTCAAACAACAACTTTTCAATTCTGATCGAGTCTGACTTGCAAATCTAACTTCACCTAATATTGAAAATTTAAAACCGATGAATGAGCAAGTTGTTAGAAATCACTTTGAATAATAATTGATAAACACTGGAGCATAGAATAAtacttgaaaatttgaaattgagTAAACGTTGCAaccaatttaaagaaaaaatttgtTGGGTTTCAAGATTTgggacttgagagagagagagacttttgCCGAAACTATTCTTTTCACTAGCTGCTACGATGAAGTGAGGaagaaagaggaggaagaggagaatctggagagatgaagaagaatggtTGCGGGCTTGCGGCTAAGTGGAAAGAGATGGGAGTATATAAAGTATACTTAaattattaaaaagaaaaaaagaacaaagaaagagaaaaagatggGGTAGTGCGGTGGTGGCAGAGAGACATAGAGAAATGGGAGTGAGGGAGTCCATAGGGCATAGGGTAGGGTTTTGACCGTTTTatattttataataaaaaatttattagaGAAAACTATAGTATAGAGAAATGGGAGAGAAATCCGGTGCCCCCATCAATCTTAGGCCCT
Protein-coding regions in this window:
- the LOC133714282 gene encoding phenylacetaldehyde reductase-like, which encodes MGGERKVVCVTGASGFIASWLVKILLQRGYVVKATVRDPNDPKKTEHLLSLDGAEERLHLFKADLLEEGSFDLVVDGCEGIFHTASPVLFSSISDPQAELIDPAVKGTLNVLKSCVKFTTIKRVVLTSSMAAVIINGRPLTSNVEVDETWFSDPLVCEELKAWYFLSKTLAEEAAWKFAKENGIDMVTINPAYVMGPLLQPTLNYTAEMVLNLKNDAHEVTNAYYLSTDVRDVASAHIQAFEVPSASGRYCLVANVTPIFKALKILEQLHPTLCPPEICEHDIPSAPEYQISQEKAKSLGVSFLPLEVSLRDTIECLKEKGFLEA